In the Lactobacillus paragasseri genome, AAGTCAGATAAGGCAAATTAAAACAGGTGAATTAGGTAAAATTCGAATTGGAGTTATTTCTTCTTGCGGAGGAGTTGTTCCGAATAAGCAATTTAAGAAATTAATTGAATATTACCCCAATGTATCTTTTGAAATACATGAAGCAAATACCTTTGGAATTATTGAACAATTGCAAGATGGAATTATTGATTTAGGAATTGTAAGAACTCCGTTTAACCTTGAAGGATTGAATTTTAAAGATTTTCATCAAGAGCCGATGGTTGCAGTTACAAATAATAATGACTTTGATAGAGGAAAGATTGAACATTTAAGTCAATTAAAAGGTAAGCCAATTATTTTATATCGTCGTTTTCAGGAAATATTCAATCGGAGTTTTCGTCATCAAGGGATTCGACCTTTCTATGCAGTAACTTGCGATGATGCCCGAACGGCAATTCACTGGGCTGATGAAGGCTTAGGAATTGCTTTAGTTCCCCAATCAATAGCGCAGACATACGCAAAAAGTAGTATTGTTTCAATTAAACATGCGCACTGGGTTACTCATTTAAATATTGTATGGCGTAAGGATAGACAAGTTACACCGTTAATGGAAAAAATTATTGAAATGTTTTAACCAAAAAAGCCAACCGAAACGGTTGGCTAGAAATTTAATTGCTTTTAATAATTTTATGGTTTAGGTAACGCTCAATAGCCTGGCGCATTAATTTTATTTTGCGGGGCTTGTAAATAATTATCTTTGCCATAATATGAGTCCTTTCATTGTCAATCAGTATATTTTTAAGATACATGAAAAATATGAAAGAATAGTGACTTTTTGAAGACAAATTTTAGAATTGGGATTTTTTTATTTACCATTTATTTCTTAATTGCTATAATAAAAACGTTGCAATTGGAGAGTTGGCAGAGTGGCAATGCACCGGACTCGAAATCCGGCGAACCGGCTTATACCGGCGCGCAGGTTCAAATCCTGTACTCTCCTTAACTTCGTATAGCCTAGCGGTATATTAGTATTATTTAATATTGATATACCGCTATTTTTATCTTAATTTGTTAAATAAATTTTAAAAACATATGTCTTTTATTTATTTGCTGTTACAATGAGCATTAGCACATTTGATTGAGGTTAGATAAAAGTGAAATTACATTGTTTAATTCAATTAATGATTTCAGCGATAATTCTGTTAGGATTAATATTTAATATTAGAAATTCACGTCTCTTTAATTTCTATGATCATTTATTGCACCATAAG is a window encoding:
- a CDS encoding LysR family transcriptional regulator gives rise to the protein MNLKQLKYFLVVAEERQITSAAKKLFIAQPPLSYQLKQLEKEIGAQLFIRNAHGMELTEEGKAFQKYAEKIVDLSLTATSQIRQIKTGELGKIRIGVISSCGGVVPNKQFKKLIEYYPNVSFEIHEANTFGIIEQLQDGIIDLGIVRTPFNLEGLNFKDFHQEPMVAVTNNNDFDRGKIEHLSQLKGKPIILYRRFQEIFNRSFRHQGIRPFYAVTCDDARTAIHWADEGLGIALVPQSIAQTYAKSSIVSIKHAHWVTHLNIVWRKDRQVTPLMEKIIEMF